Within the Debaryomyces hansenii CBS767 chromosome E complete sequence genome, the region GCTTAAGTACTAATCTGGTAACATTCCGGTTCTACTGGCCATATAAAATAGCTTCATGGAATCTTCTATTGCTACAGTAAACAGGGCGTAAATACTTTTGAGTTGTTGTGTTATGACTATGTACATTTTAAGGGTTAAAattatgtatttattaagCAGTTTGTGATTCTAATTCAGATTGGGATTGTTGTTCGGATTGTTGTGCTTGTTGTCTTAAATTGGCAAATTCTTCGACTGCCTTAGCCCTCAATTCGTCCAACAATATAGTTTGATCTCTTGGGTTGAATGGTGGTAATGTGTCATGTTCAACCAAATCAGATCTCCAGTGAGTATCTTCACCTTTTCTCCATAAACTCTCCCACATCACAGAGGTGCCTTCTAATTCAAACTCGTCTATGACATGCGATAAGTCGGCCACTGCTTCCTGCGAGTATGTTGGTCTATATTGGCCGGAAAACCATACGTTTCCCTCGTCATTCTTTTTTCTCAATGCCTTGGCTTCCTTCTTCTGCACCACGTCTCTCACTTGTCTTAATTGGACCAATCCTTTGTATGCAGCAATGGCGTATTCGTAGTTTTCAAAGTTGGCAACACACATAATCCTCCATAAATCATTTCTTCTGCTCGGTTTTCTGTTTTCCCAGTTTGGTCTGGTGAATTGTTCATCAATTTGATCTTGGTGGAATGCTGGCACCTGCGAGTACAAAACTTGTCCCGAAAACAAATTCTTGAACATGAACACCTGTGGTGCCATATTTAAGTTAATCAAGTCCTGTTCCGTCTTTTCTCCCTTGGCTATTCTAGCTCCTAAAATTTTACGGGTCTTGAGATGATCTAAAAGATGCTTTCTCATCCTTTTTTCCGCTCTCATTCGCATTATAGGCATcttgtattatatttttctctGTTCTTCTATCAATAGGTACTGTTACAGATCCCCGTTAAGTCAAATACTTCTTTTAATCACCTAGTATATGACgctgaaaatttattactGTACGTCTTTGTGAAAAATAAAAGCGTGCGAAACTCAAAACCATTTTTTCACCTGAATCCACGTGACCTACTATCAATATGGATAAACTACTATGGCATCTACTATCCTATTAGTCGAAGAATACGGATAGATCTTCATGGAATCATTGTACGTGTTGCCATGTCTAGTTTCGTATCTTCCTTTTTTGGTTGCATTCCGTTTATCGTAACgtttatattcatattaaCATGGGCATATACATTCATATTTCGTCAGAACATAGTACAGACATATTCAATACGAAATCACATACCGAAGGGTCAAATCAACGAATATATAAGGCGAAATATCAACGAGAAGTATGGCACGGGATTGATGGAAGTTAATGTTGAAGGagttgaagatgatgaatacACTAATGTCGATAAACGCAATATGTATGgggataataataattcgttGAATCGAATTATTGGGGTGGTATTTAGCCTTACGTTTTCGTTTAGTGTGGAATTGATCATTCTTATGATGTGTGAGCTTATTGATCTATTTGACGAGCGTGCGAGGTTGATTTgctttaaatttattatcaactCGTTGGTATTTCTCTTGACATGCATCCAGCCGTTCGTGATGATAAGCTTGTTTCTCAATGAGGAGCTCATACCTATATCACAGAGCAACTTGAAGCGGACATACACTGCTGCGGCGTATATAGGGTGGTTTTTTATCCTTCACAAGTGTGGGGACCTTTCGCAAGCATTCACACCCGATAAGACTAGTTTCGGAACAAAGACGTTGATCGAACgaaaaatcaatgaaatcTCCATTGCTGGAATTACAACTATGGCTATACTATCGGGTGTGGGATCCACGTCCACGCCTTTCAAAGTATTTTCAGTAAGGCGgattttttcatatttcagAAATGATGGCCTTCACAGCAGCCGTAAAGTGGAAGTGAATGAGGCGGATTTAAATAACTTTATTCAGTCCTATAGTCACACCAGTTCTTTGATTAACAAGAGAAAGAGCgaattaaacaatttgCAAGTTGTGAATGGTGGTACGGTTTACAATCTACCAAATGCTTCATCGGACAATTTCCTTCTGTATAACAGTCACAAAATAGGCGATCTCGGCGGAACTCCTAAAAAGAATAAGTTAGGGGGGTTAATTCATAAAGTCCAGTCATTTGCAAGCTTATCGAGTCTCTCGCTAGACAAAGAAAAGCTGGAAGAGAAAGAGTTACGAAATGAAATCGATTCTATGATATCATTGAGGCAGCACATCTATAATGATTTAGTTAAAGCTCTTTTCAAGTTTTCACACGACAGAGAACACGTTcaaaataagaataaaatatGGGTTAAAGCAATAAGTATATTTAATGTTGCATTTGCAATATACTGTGTTTATCGGATAATTAAcgttttcattattaaacaGGTGCTACTGTTTTTGAGAGAGCCAAATCAAGATGACACGGGTATAATAAACGATTACGATGATGATGCGGCTTCCAACACCGATGCATTAGCCATAacaatttccaaattaattCTCTCTACGACCCAAATCTCGATGCAAGAAACTCAATTGGTTAACCAGATAAGCTTAATATTATCTGGAAGTTTATTTGTTTGTTCGTTTTCGAATGTGTTGAAGACGTTCCAGTCTTTCACCAAGTATTTTCCCTCCATCACCAAAATTTCTCCCACGACAAAGGATTGGTTGAAGAACTTGGTCATCACAGAATTATTAGGTATCTATGTTATTTCGACGGCAATTCTAATTAGGACAAACTTGCCAACAAATTTATCTAaccaaatttcaaaaattctttctttaacAGGAAGTTCAGCATCAAATGCATTGCTCACTTCTGCGAAAGAAGTCAAGTTTATAGACGATTGGTTTGATAAGGTATTTGGCATAGCATGTGCCTCCACATTAATAGTCTTCGccattaaattatttatagatGATGAGGGAGATGATATATATGACGAAGAGATGATGCTAGAAGATAATGTTGCTCCCTATAAGACAGCATAGTTGTTAATAAACGGTTCCAATTGTCTCTTAGTGCGCAAAATCTATCTAACTTTAAAATACTTCGTGAGCGGACTTTGAACCTTTGGCAGTCAAGAGGTAAACACTGTTGTATATCATGATCCACATGCAACTCATGAGTCTACTATCAAGTCACTGCTTTAAAACGAGACCTGTTTTCTCCGTCTAGTGCCTACTTCCTATTGTTCCTCGGAACATAAAAGACATAGACCTGTATATAGACCTATATTCTAGAAAGACTAAGTCCGTCCAACACATACGACCTGTAAATAAAGGTAATATGGCCTAGCCAAGACAGAAACCCTGGAAATAGGGGAATCGATTTTATGAGGTAGAATATCGCCCAGTATACATCCCGGTTAGCTATTGTGAACATTGAAAGGTCGAAAAATCATATGCTAAGTATTGCAAAGaagtatttcaatatcaggAGATCCAATATATCCAATATATCCAATATGTGCGATTCGGACAAGTTATGCACCTTCGGAAATAGAACAATGTGTCTAACAGCCTATGCAATTTTCTATACTGAATAATTGCGGAGACCTATAGATATATAAGTAAGAGTATTTCATCAGAACTTCCTACCATGAAAGTAAGCGAGGAAAATGTCAGTAGTTGAACTTACTAAACAATCACACGAGGAACCTTATAAGTTTAGGATCAATCACGATGATGCTCAAGCTGTGCTTGGGCCATACGCAAAGACCCCAaaagatgataaattacCGGAAGTCCACACAACTTCAAATGTTGCTATATTGGGTGCTGGTTTCTCGGGTATAGCCTCTTCATTGACATgcttgaagaatttgaatgagACTGACTTTGTTGTATTTGACAAGCATGATAATTACGGGGGAACATGGTACGCCAATACGTATCCTGGATGTGCATCCGATATTCCTGCTGTATGgtattcatttttcaacgaGTTGAATAGCAATTGGAGTAGATTACAGCCTCCACAATATGAAATGGAAGAATATATCTTGACTGTGTGTAAGAAGTACGACTTATACAAACATGCTAAGTTTAAGACTATTATCACCGCCATTGACTATAATGACGACGAAGGTACATGGACGTTGACAGGTAGAAATATTACCAACGGACAACGTATCAAGCACACCTCGAGAGTGCTTCTTTGCTGTCAAGGTGGATTAGTGACTCCACAACAATTGCTTGCTCCAGGAATTGGCAACTTCAAAGGTGAGTACCTCCATTCAGCGTTATGGGATCACAATGTTTCCTTCAAGGGCAAGAAAGTTGTCGTTGTTGGTAATGGTTGCTCTGCAAATCAGCTTGTTCCAGCTTTATTAAAGGACTATGAACCTAAGAGTATTGTGCAAGTTGTTAGATCAAAGCACTACATTATGCCACCTATTCCAAAAATCGTTCATTTAACATATAGGCTCTTATCCTTCTCAAGAGTGGGAATAGTCTTCGTCCGTTGGTTAATTGCAACCTTTGCAGAAGCAAGGTTCCCGTTGTACAAGGGTAACGGTATTTTGGCAAGATTCGTTCGTTGGGTCAATACCCAGTACTCATTATTTTATATGAAATCGGCATGCCCTAAGAAGTTTCAATCTATGGTCATTCCTGATTACAAGATTGGATGCAAGCGtcttatttttgattattcatACTTGCCATCGTTACATGATCCTAGAGTGGATATTACAAACGAGTCTATCGATCATGTCGATGAGCATTCGGTAGTCATGAAAAATGGTGACGTTCTTGAAGCTGATATAATTGTTGCTTGTACAGGATACGACGTGCTTCAAAGTTTTGGTAACTACAAAATCAAGGGTCGTAATGGGACTGATGTTTCGAAAGTCtggaaagaagaaggaCCATCTGCTTATGAAACCATTCTCATCAGAGACTGCCCTAACTTGTTCATGATTGGGGGTCCAAACTCTGCCACAGGCCACTCTTCAGTGGTTTTAGCGATTGAGAATGGatgtaaatatttttcgAAAGTGGCACCAAAGGTCTTATCTGGGGCATGCAAGTCTATTTGCGTCAAGTCCCTGAGCTATTATAATTGGTTCCATACCACGCAAAAGGAATTGGCCAGATCTGTGTTTGGAACTAAATTCGGTGGGTGTGCTTCGTGGTACTCAGAGGGCGGGATAAACTCTACCACGTATCCATACTCCCAGTTGTCGTACTGGTGGAGAATGAGACATCCGAAGTGGAACGACTTGGAGGTTGAAACCCCATATGACTGGAACAAATCAGGGTCAAAGGCCAAGGCCGAATAGAAAACAGGCATATAGAATAGTATGTATAACTTGTcgtatatttattaaatgaaacCATACCCTAACTATATAAAATGCAACCGGCAATCAACGCCAGCGCCTTGATAAATAAAAGAATGCAAAAAGGAGGAATTAGCACGAAGAACTGCTCTTGGTATTGACCAACTTGCCCTGCCAGCTGTAGTACTTACTCATGTCCACATGGTGCTTCCTACCGTTGTTAGCCTCGTACATCGAGCAACCGTACATCGACGCATATGGAGGCGTATACAAGTGTAATGACACCGAATACTGGTCTGGAAGTGGGTTGGAGATCTTGTGAAGTCCTATAGCATCCGAGATGTAGCCCACCTCGTCGCGGTGCATCACCGTCTCTTTCTTGGGGTCCAAATGGTGGCCCTCCTCCGTTGGCACATCATAAAGTGACTCCTGTAACGATCCTTTCAAGATCTTCATGCAGCAATGGGCGTTGGCGTGGTCGTGAATGGCACTAGACCTCGTAGGACTCCAAACCAAAATAAGCAAGTTGGCATTCCCGTTAATATCAACTACACCATTTCTAGTGTACGGTCTCGACTGGTCGTGCAACGCATACTTCCCCCATTCCTCCTCGTTCGACTCGTACTCCTCCATCACCTGTTTCACTCTCTCGATGTCCACGTCCTCTGACGCGAGGCCCTTGCCCGATAAGATACCCTTCAATTTGTGTATCAACTCCCCAAGCTTATTATCGGGCACCTCATCTTCTTCCCCATCCTGTTTCCTATCATTATCTCTCTCAACCCTTTTATCGGcattttcttccttttcctCTTCCTTTCTGTAATCTCTATTTAGAGGCTTCATATGACTTCCACAAGTGGAACCCCCCGCTCCTGATACCTTGTGTCCTAATTGATTAGCGACCAACATATTAGTTGTGTATGTGTATATTCTGATAAACTACCTTATGTtacaatttgaaagaatataaTGTAAATTTAATTGTATAAGTCCAGGTATTTTGTttgttattcaataaattccCCTCGTACAGAAGGAAAATTCCttctttatataattaGTACCGATTATCAAACTTAAACCGTCGGCGGGCCTACGAGCGGGTCCGTGGTCACAAATTGAGAAAGCGATTACTGTATCGGGATATTTTGGTGTATACACGCCGTTAAGTTAACACGTCATCGCCCGCTGGACCAAATACGGCCGTCCGATAGGCGGGCGATGGGCCGGCTTTGAGCCCAAAACTAACGCAGCCCCGTTGTCGGGCGGCACTTGCCATATTTGGTATTAGACGAAGTTAATAATAGAAAGTTAGGAACTAGTAGAGAGAAATGGAATTGGCCAAGAGCTAGTGGAGAAGTAGTAGAGAACAAGTAGAGAACAAGTCGGACATAGTAGGAAATAGTGGGAAATATTAGGAGCAAGTAGAACTGATAGGAACTGTTGGGATATTCATTCATCGTTTCATATACTATTTTCTGTTTGGTCCGAACAATTAATCCCTTTGTACTCAAACGATATATACGTATACGTAACATGTTGCGAATACGTGCACGGCAATCGCATTGGTTTCAAGAAGTGTGTAGAATACGTAGATGTAATCGTTTCGACATACGCAAATAGCTCCCAGAGTCATAGAAAATACCTCTTGAGCCGAGCCGTGCAGCCGTCACGAATTGCGTTACAGTCATACAACTGCAGACGTATATTAAGGCCACATTCCCCCTTATCCAAGAACCCATAGTAGAACCTATAATCTAAACCTAATCTGAACCCAGTGTTCCGTCTACTACATATTATAAATTGTTAGGGTGcttatataatcaaaaataaaaagaacTGTTTAGAGTCATCATCACACTGTCTAGAATCATACCCTAACGTATTATACTTACTACACACGTTAGACCTATTGATACATATTATAATACATATTATAATAGAAAACGTTACGCACGTTATAcgaaagaaaaaaaaagtcGCTTATCTAGATTCTAAATCGAAGGTTTGATGTCATCGAATTCAACGGTCAATTCGAACACTGCTTTAAAGTTGGAGCCACAGCTGACAGGGTGTGGCGATCGGACGGATACGAGCGCTATTAGGCGTCTTGGACATGCTATCGAACACAAATTAATCAAGGGTTTCACTCCAGCATATTTTGTCACTGTCATGGGCACCGGGGTATCCAGTGGCATCTTGTACAGATTCCCATACCCTGCGAGATGGCTCGAGATTTGCGGGTACATAATGTTTGGTATCGGAGTCATCTTTTTGCTACTGGCATTTGTATGCTTCGTGGTGTCCATGTTGCGGTATCCGCAGAAGTTCAAGGCATATCACAACGATCCGGCCATTGCCCCATATATGGGATGTTTGCCCATGGGTTACAACACATTGGTGAATTTTCTCTATTACATTACGGGTACGGGGTGGATCATTGGAATATTGGTCTTGTGGTGGATCTCGGTGGTGCTATCGTTGTATACGGCGTGCGTGGTGTTCTACACTGCGTTTCTCGCTAAACGTAGATCGGGTGCCAATTACTTGGATCCAAAGGAATTGCATGCTACTTTGTTATTGCCCATCGTCACTCTCACAGTCGCGGCCCTGTCAGGTAATGCATTTGCCCTAGACTTGCCGTCCGTCGACTTTCAGGTCACTACAATGATCGTAAGCTATATCTTGTGGTCCAACGCCATCTCCTTGGCAGTCATTATCATTTCCGTGTACTATTGGAAATTGTttgtatataaaatacCTCCCACAAATATTGTGTTCACCAGTTTTTTGCCCATCGGTGTCCTAGGCCAAGGTGCATTCTGCATTATATTGTTTGGCAATAACGTTTATACGTTAATTGTCAAACATCACGACACCCTTTTATCGTctcattatttgcattttcCAAAGGAACTCGACCTTTCTTCCGTGGCCACATTAGGAATAGGCATCTCGGTGGGCCAAGCTGTGTTGATCATTACGGCGATGGTGTGTTTGTTTCTAATCTCGTTTGGATACTTCAGCACTTACATTGCAGTCATCTCATGTATTTCAAAAACGCTGCCATTCACCAAAAACTATAATATTGAGTGTGCTTATAACCCAACAAGCCTGAACCGtatcaaaaaattactTACAGGTTTCATTGCATTCAACAGAACATATTGGGCAATGACTTTCCCTCTAGGTACTATggttttatcaaataacgAGTTATCCAAGTCCTTTGGTGGCTTGCGAGCATTCCGAGTTATAGCCACTATATATGCGGTGGCCTTGCTAATTATCACTATTGGCTGTATCTGTGGGgtaatttataaaattgtATGTTTTGCCAAATACACCCTCTATGGTACATGCTATGAAAAAATCTAATAACCTATTTATTTTGCATATATTTAAtctaatataataattaatacaGCCTAATTTAAAATAAGGATACTCACATATGTATATTGTAACTTATAACATTCTGAAGAAAAGCTTTTAAAGAGTTATTAAGACGATTACAATATAACCTAAAGGATTATGATCACAAGAATCTACATTTTtacaaattttttaaatttatcaataaatgcTCTCGATGGCATATGCATAATTCAATTGTAGACCGAAGTAATTTTCAGGTTCGTTCAATGGTATGACTTGAATACTATACAAACTATGGGTGCAAATTGAAaacatattattattcgcGGATTTACAACATACAGAAGGCATCTTCAGGCATCCTCATAGTTGTTCAATCCAAACTCGGTTGAATGGAATTGATAGCCGCGGAAACGGGGACCTGCGCAACCAGACCTtctttgattattttgacATACTTAATAGAATTATACAATAGGCCTCTATGATGACTAATACAATTGATGCAATCTATGTCAAACTTATAAAGTAGCGTAATGGGCTATAGAATACACCCATTGCACTAAATTAGCaacaatattgaaattcGCTTAACCGAGTCTGTATTATGCTGTCTTCGAATGCAACAGCTGAGACTAA harbors:
- a CDS encoding DEHA2E07502p (weakly similar to uniprot|Q06630 Saccharomyces cerevisiae YDR296W MHR1 Protein involved in homologous recombination in mitochondria and in transcription regulation in nucleus); this encodes MRKHLLDHLKTRKILGARIAKGEKTEQDLINLNMAPQVFMFKNLFSGQVLYSQVPAFHQDQIDEQFTRPNWENRKPSRRNDLWRIMCVANFENYEYAIAAYKGLVQLRQVRDVVQKKEAKALRKKNDEGNVWFSGQYRPTYSQEAVADLSHVIDEFELEGTSVMWESLWRKGEDTHWRSDLVEHDTLPPFNPRDQTILLDELRAKAVEEFANLRQQAQQSEQQSQSELESQTA
- a CDS encoding DEHA2E07524p (weakly similar to uniprot|P38799 Saccharomyces cerevisiae YHR078W); translation: MSSFVSSFFGCIPFIVTFIFILTWAYTFIFRQNIVQTYSIRNHIPKGQINEYIRRNINEKYGTGLMEVNVEGVEDDEYTNVDKRNMYGDNNNSLNRIIGVVFSLTFSFSVELIILMMCELIDLFDERARLICFKFIINSLVFLLTCIQPFVMISLFLNEELIPISQSNLKRTYTAAAYIGWFFILHKCGDLSQAFTPDKTSFGTKTLIERKINEISIAGITTMAILSGVGSTSTPFKVFSVRRIFSYFRNDGLHSSRKVEVNEADLNNFIQSYSHTSSLINKRKSELNNLQVVNGGTVYNLPNASSDNFLSYNSHKIGDLGGTPKKNKLGGLIHKVQSFASLSSLSLDKEKSEEKELRNEIDSMISLRQHIYNDLVKALFKFSHDREHVQNKNKIWVKAISIFNVAFAIYCVYRIINVFIIKQVLSFLREPNQDDTGIINDYDDDAASNTDALAITISKLILSTTQISMQETQLVNQISLILSGSLFVCSFSNVLKTFQSFTKYFPSITKISPTTKDWLKNLVITELLGIYVISTAILIRTNLPTNLSNQISKILSLTGSSASNALLTSAKEVKFIDDWFDKVFGIACASTLIVFAIKLFIDDEGDDIYDEEMMLEDNVAPYKTA
- a CDS encoding DEHA2E07546p (weakly similar to uniprot|Q7S5D5 Neurospora crassa NCU06153), with product MSVVELTKQSHEEPYKFRINHDDAQAVLGPYAKTPKDDKLPEVHTTSNVAILGAGFSGIASSLTCLKNLNETDFVVFDKHDNYGGTWYANTYPGCASDIPAVWYSFFNELNSNWSRLQPPQYEMEEYILTVCKKYDLYKHAKFKTIITAIDYNDDEGTWTLTGRNITNGQRIKHTSRVLLCCQGGLVTPQQLLAPGIGNFKGEYLHSALWDHNVSFKGKKVVVVGNGCSANQLVPALLKDYEPKSIVQVVRSKHYIMPPIPKIVHLTYRLLSFSRVGIVFVRWLIATFAEARFPLYKGNGILARFVRWVNTQYSLFYMKSACPKKFQSMVIPDYKIGCKRLIFDYSYLPSLHDPRVDITNESIDHVDEHSVVMKNGDVLEADIIVACTGYDVLQSFGNYKIKGRNGTDVSKVWKEEGPSAYETILIRDCPNLFMIGGPNSATGHSSVVLAIENGCKYFSKVAPKVLSGACKSICVKSSSYYNWFHTTQKELARSVFGTKFGGCASWYSEGGINSTTYPYSQLSYWWRMRHPKWNDLEVETPYDWNKSGSKAKAE
- a CDS encoding DEHA2E07568p (similar to CA5551|IPF5972 Candida albicans); the encoded protein is MLVANQLGHKVSGAGGSTCGSHMKPLNRDYRKEEEKEENADKRVERDNDRKQDGEEDEVPDNKLGELIHKLKGILSGKGLASEDVDIERVKQVMEEYESNEEEWGKYALHDQSRPYTRNGVVDINGNANLLILVWSPTRSSAIHDHANAHCCMKILKGSLQESLYDVPTEEGHHLDPKKETVMHRDEVGYISDAIGLHKISNPLPDQYSVSLHLYTPPYASMYGCSMYEANNGRKHHVDMSKYYSWQGKLVNTKSSSSC
- a CDS encoding DEHA2E07590p (weakly similar to uniprot|Q2VQ77 Saccharomyces cerevisiae YPL092W SSU1 Plasma membrane sulfite pump involved in sulfite metabolism and required for efficient sulfite efflux) is translated as MSSNSTVNSNTALKLEPQSTGCGDRTDTSAIRRLGHAIEHKLIKGFTPAYFVTVMGTGVSSGILYRFPYPARWLEICGYIMFGIGVIFLLSAFVCFVVSMLRYPQKFKAYHNDPAIAPYMGCLPMGYNTLVNFLYYITGTGWIIGILVLWWISVVLSLYTACVVFYTAFLAKRRSGANYLDPKELHATLLLPIVTLTVAASSGNAFALDLPSVDFQVTTMIVSYILWSNAISLAVIIISVYYWKLFVYKIPPTNIVFTSFLPIGVLGQGAFCIILFGNNVYTLIVKHHDTLLSSHYLHFPKELDLSSVATLGIGISVGQAVLIITAMVCLFLISFGYFSTYIAVISCISKTSPFTKNYNIECAYNPTSSNRIKKLLTGFIAFNRTYWAMTFPLGTMVLSNNELSKSFGGLRAFRVIATIYAVALLIITIGCICGVIYKIVCFAKYTLYGTCYEKI